From Nicotiana tabacum cultivar K326 chromosome 22, ASM71507v2, whole genome shotgun sequence, one genomic window encodes:
- the LOC107759015 gene encoding NADH--cytochrome b5 reductase 1: MEFFERPEAQFIIGVAVAIAAAGAAAYYYSSKKPKVCLDPERFKEFKLVKRTQISHNVAKFRFELPTPTSVLGLPIGQHISCRGKDSQGEEVVKPYTPTTLDSDVGYFELVIKMYPQGRMSHHFREMREGDYLAVKGPKGRFKYQPGQVRAFGMLAGGSGITPMFQVARAILENPNDKTKVHLIYANVTYEDILLKEQLDGLAANYPDRFKIYYVLNQPPEVWSGGVGFVSKEMIQTHCPAPASDIQILRCGPPPMNKAMAAHLEALGYTPEMQFQF, from the exons ATGGAGTTTTTTGAAAGACCAGAAGCTCAATTTATCATTGGTGTTGCTGTTGCTATTGCTGCTGCTGGTGCTGCTGCCTACTATTATTCTTCCAAGAAACCCAAAG TATGCTTGGATCCTGAGAGGTTCAAAGAATTTAAGCTTGTGAAGCGTACACAAATAAGCCACAATGTTGCAAAGTTCAGATTTGAACTCCCCACACCTACTTCTGTATTGGGCCTACCCATTGGACAACATATTAGTTgcag GGGCAAGGATAGTCAAGGTGAAGAGGTTGTTAAACCGTACACACCAACTACTTTGGATTCAGATGTTGGATATTTTGAACTAGTTATTAAG ATGTATCCTCAAGGAAGGATGTCTCATCATTTCCGAGAAATGCGTGAGGGTGATTATTTGGCTGTGAAGGGACCTAAG GGCCGCTTTAAGTACCAGCCTGGCCAAGTGAGAGCATTTGGAATGCTTGCTGGAGGCTCTGGCATTACCCCAATGTTTCAG GTTGCTAGAGCTATTCTCGAAAATCCAAATGACAAGACAAAGGTGCACTTGATATATGCTAATGTTACCTATGAAGACATACTTTTAAAG GAACAGTTGGATGGCCTTGCTGCTAACTATCCTGACCGTTTCAAAATTTATTACGTACTGAATCAG CCTCCTGAAGTATGGAGCGGTGGTGTTGGATTTGTGTCCAAGGAAATGATTCAGACTCATTGTCCTGCCCCGGCATCTGACATTCAG ATACTGAGGTGTGGTCCACCTCCAATGAACAAGGCTATGGCTGCTCATCTTGAAGCCCTTGGATACACCCCAGAGATGCAATTCCAGTTttaa